The Nostoc sp. CENA543 genome includes the window GACCAGTCTTTTGATTTTGTCCAACCTGCATTTTCAAACCATTCCTTAATATCGTTGGTGATTACTAAGGTGTTATGAACCCAAACATTTCTTTGACTGTTGTTCGCCGTTGGCGCGTAGGGGAGAAGTTGTAGCAAAACTAACTCACTTATATCTTCTCCAGACTCATAGGCAGAGACAATTGCTTGGAAATTCTCTTTCCCTTTCTGACGCTGTTCATGGTAGGACTTCTGATGACGCAGCCCATCAGGAGTATAAGGATAAGAACTGATAAATTCTTTAAATAACTTTATAAATTCGTTATTCTTCTCTAAAATAAAAACCTGTCCGTCATTATGTAGTTTTTTTGTAATCATCTGTTCTCGCTTATACAATAGCGTGGGAGAATCCATCCTAATACTTAACATCAGTTATTTGTCATCATTGATGGATTTTCCCCACCTAAAAGCATAATTGTTTCATATTCTTTTTCATTAAGATAACGATAGCTTTGGGGTGGACGCAAGTTAGATATTTTATCTTTTAATCGATGTAATTCAATTGGTTTTTCAAATTTCTTTGCATTTATAAAATAAATTCCTACAGCAACTGATGCACCTTCATAATATTTGTAAAATTCTTGTCGCTTGATACCTGCATGGTCTTTAACTTGTTTCCATAATTCTTTTAACTCATTTTTTGTGGCTGATTTCTCAATAACAAAATCTACTTCAAAAAAACCTATAAAAGTTTTTTTCGGAGATGATACATATACAAAAACAATATCTCCTGTTTTTACACGAGTTCGTACCCTACGTAATTCTACTTTTTTCGTTTTTTCTTCAAAAATTTTACTAGCGTACTCAGGTTTAACTGAAATTAATAATATGTGGCACAGCATCATATATTTTTACATATAAACTTATCCATTCCCTAAATTATACAACTTTATAAATGACTCATTATTAATTTTATAAGGTGAAACAAGCAACAAATTATCTTTATTTAGAGCTTGCTGTACCTCTTGAAAGGATACAGAATTCTTAAATAATTCTGTACCACTAAATCGAATTGCCATAATATCACCATTTTTATCTTTTCGTATACTATCAACATTAGTTTCGTTATAAACTCCTAATCTTTGAAAACGTCGATAAAGTTCTTTTGATTTACCTATGACTACCTCATCTACATAAGAACAAGCACCAATATAACCGACATCCTGAAAACCTTTACCTTTACCTTCACTTTGAGTTTCACTCACATACCAAAGAATTCGACAAGGCGCATTTAACCCTCTAGAGTTTTGTATAGCTCGATAGTAAACTGCTTCACGATTGAATGCTAATTCTGGTTTAGATCCAAATCCTGGCAAAGCAAGCATTTGCTTTCCTAAATGTTCATCAAATAAATAGGAAGCCCATCTTGGTTGAATCGGGATAATAAATGTAGTAAGTTCAGAATCAGTAATTTTTGCAGGAAACAGAAATCGTTCGATATCTACTGATAACTGAGCATCTAGAACTATGCTTTCCTTATTAAGGTTCTTAGCAATTTCCTTAATAAAATTATATTCTTCACCAAATTCAGTAGCTAAATTAGTCAGATTATTGGATAATTCCACACAACTCTGTGTAACTGACAGATTTGCTTTTAACCACCCATTATTTACTTTAACAAATACATCTTCTTGAATAGCTTCAATAATAGTTTCTTCTGGATATTTGTCAGTAATTCTTGTAAAATATCGCTGGTCACGCGCTGATTTTAATATAGATTTAAAAAGTATGTGTCGTGCAAGTGTAGACGAAAGATTATGATTACCGACTCGAATTATTGGAATTTCTAGTTCCTGATTTTTCTGCTTTCCATACACAATTAAAGCAAGCGGAACATTATTTGACTCTCTCACTAAAATACTTTCAAATTTATCATGCTCTGCCAAATAACGTCGGAGTTCTTGCTGAAATGCTGTTTTATTTTCTTTTAGTTTATAATTGTGGAAATAATTTGCTAAAAAGTCTTCTTGCCCACGTTTTACCTGTATTTGTTCTAAGTGTGTACCAGAAAAACGTACAGGTTGATAGTCAGGTTTATCGCGGAGTTCATCTAGCCGATTTATAAGTTCTTCAGGTTGAATAACAGATAATTTAAAATTTCCATAGATTATATCGGCTAAATCTAAAAATTGCTTATCTCTACTTAAAAATACATGAGATTCCGAGGCTATACTCCTGGCAATATAACGTAATTTATCTTCATCAATTACAAAATTATTTTTCTTGGTTATTTTTTGCAAAATATTTAAATTATCATCCAATCTCAGAACATCGCCAGGTAAGCGAGTAAAAGATTGGGCAAAATAATTCTGCCTGTCTCTCTCGTGACTGTTATCAATTCGATTGATTTGATTAAATAT containing:
- a CDS encoding GNAT family N-acetyltransferase, translated to MKIDAQFKIEAIDNHSPHLETVRKLWRANSKTLGNLPKGAFEERAACRQILVALDSEGVCVGYLLYRHSRDWFTITHLCIDPSCRGKGVAKQLVDHLKQITKSSRGIKLKCRRDYNLQGMWSSFGFIATCHVEAKAKNKKLTVWVLEHNPLPLLSTMIKQQLESKLCVMIAPDIFLDLYLDENNKNINSDEENILLADWVQSELDLCINDEIFNQINRIDNSHERDRQNYFAQSFTRLPGDVLRLDDNLNILQKITKKNNFVIDEDKLRYIARSIASESHVFLSRDKQFLDLADIIYGNFKLSVIQPEELINRLDELRDKPDYQPVRFSGTHLEQIQVKRGQEDFLANYFHNYKLKENKTAFQQELRRYLAEHDKFESILVRESNNVPLALIVYGKQKNQELEIPIIRVGNHNLSSTLARHILFKSILKSARDQRYFTRITDKYPEETIIEAIQEDVFVKVNNGWLKANLSVTQSCVELSNNLTNLATEFGEEYNFIKEIAKNLNKESIVLDAQLSVDIERFLFPAKITDSELTTFIIPIQPRWASYLFDEHLGKQMLALPGFGSKPELAFNREAVYYRAIQNSRGLNAPCRILWYVSETQSEGKGKGFQDVGYIGACSYVDEVVIGKSKELYRRFQRLGVYNETNVDSIRKDKNGDIMAIRFSGTELFKNSVSFQEVQQALNKDNLLLVSPYKINNESFIKLYNLGNG
- a CDS encoding EVE domain-containing protein yields the protein MMLCHILLISVKPEYASKIFEEKTKKVELRRVRTRVKTGDIVFVYVSSPKKTFIGFFEVDFVIEKSATKNELKELWKQVKDHAGIKRQEFYKYYEGASVAVGIYFINAKKFEKPIELHRLKDKISNLRPPQSYRYLNEKEYETIMLLGGENPSMMTNN